From the Drechmeria coniospora strain ARSEF 6962 chromosome 02, whole genome shotgun sequence genome, the window TCTCCTGGAGGATGTCCGCGGGGCTAGAGGTTCGAAGTCGGCCCAGTTGTTTGTATCCTCGGCACTGCCAGCATTGACGATGCCATAACTCGACCGCTTCGCCCTGGCCTTTTGTGCACGGAGCTTAGGCACCTGCGGAAGCACGTGGTCGACGACAAGCTGCACCAGCTGCGGCTTTTTGGCCGTAGACGGATAGTCGACATGATGCGTGACGAGTATGGAGCGCAAACGTGGGATGGTGACGCTGCGAGGATCAAACCCCTCCTGGAGGTAGTCGTCGGCATCAACCATGATGCGCCGCTTTGTCGACAAGAAGATGGACGTTGACTTTGCTTGACCTGCCTGCACCTTGTAGAACAGGGGTGCTGTGGTGTGCCCTCCGGGACACCCGTGCTCCTTGCGTTTGTCTGTCTGGTGGCAAAAAAAGCTGCTGGCCAATGATGCAAGGTGGGTAGAGGCCGCAGCTGGGTCGCAGACGTGCGAAACTGACTGTCGACAGTGAAACAAATCTGGGAACACGGACTGCAGAGAGGAAAGCCACGTTGGGCACAGAGTATTCCTGAGCGAACTGGAACGCGGACAGGGATGAGTGAGGGTTGGGAAAAATTATTCTGACCTTCGTTGTTCGTTGTTGGCCTGCAGGAGTTGAACCCATAGAGACAGGGGACTTGGCGGTTGTCTGTGGCAACTAGGATAAAAGTGGCTCCATCGCAGGAACCTGGAGCTTTGACCTGCCTATTAAGAGTACGAGGTACATCCGACTGGTACAAGCTCAAACAACTTCCGTGCcccgtaattacttgtacagggTAATTATAGCTTGTCAGCCACAGGTGGCGTCACATGGATGTGATAAGGTACGAGGCTGGCTGGCTTGAGGCTCAGTTTACGGAGCAGTCAACTCGCAATCCTCCATCGACAAGATTGTTCTCATCAGGCTAGAAGGCCAAGAGATAATGCCAGCAACAACTCGCAGTCTCATAGCAGGACGTCTATTCGTCTGCCGGAGCTGCTCTTACAGACTCCGCAGTCAGCCGCGGCGGTTTTATTCATCGAAGAAGCAAGAGATTTACGATGTCGTCTGCGTCGGTGGTGGCCCAGCTGGGCTCAGTCTCTTGACAGCTCTCCGTACGTTCCACCCCCCGCCCCGTGCGATGCCGCGCGATGCCATATCTTGTACTCATTCATTGTAATCTCGCAGGGTCTAGTCCCGTCGCCTCCCATCTCCgtgtcgccctcgtcgaggcgcagGACCTATCCAAGCCTGCCACTTATTCCCCTTCGCCGTCCGAGTACTCGAATCGCTGCAGCTCCCTCACGCCAGCCTCGGTCGAGTTCCTCAACACCATCGGAGCATGGGCGCACATTGCCCGCGATCGCATACAAGAGTACGGCGAGATGCAGGTTTGGGATGGGCTCACCGATGCGCGTATCGAGTTCAACTGGCCCCATGGGTCTAGTCCTCGAGCCATCGCCTACATGGCGGAAAACCTGAACCTTACTTCAGCCCTCCTGAAGAGGCTCAACGAGTTGGGAGGTGTGGATGTCTTTGACAACACAAAGGTGGACGAGATAGTACTGGGGGAGGAGACGGACAGCTTGGACCTCAGAGAGTGGCCTGTCGTCCGTCTCTCCAACGGCAAGTCGTTGGCGGCCCGGCTGCTTGTTGGTGCCGACGGTGCAAGCAGTCCTGTCAGAACGTTTGCCGGCATCGAGAGTCGGGGCTGGGACTACGGCAGACATGGCGTCGTGGCGACCTTGCAGCTTGAAGGCGACGTCCAAACAGCTTTCCAGCGCTTCTTACCCACTGGCCCTATCGCGATGCTTCCGATGCCCGGGAAGCATGCTACGCTGGTTTGGTCGACTACACCGAAGAACGCATCTCTTCTAAAGTCGCTGCCTCCGAAGGAATTCACGGCCATGGTCAACGCTGCCTTCCGCCTCTCCGCCGTTGACCTTGCCTACATGCACACCCAGGCTGCTGGCCAAGACGAGGAATACCGCTGGAGGATGCAACACACACCGGTCGACCTTGAGGTTGTTCCCCAGACCGTCGTCGGTGTTCAAGAGGGTTCGGTGGCCTCGTTTCCCCTCAGACTTCGGCACGCTGATACCTACATCGGCGAGCGCattgccctcgtcggcgatgccgctCACACGATCCACCCTCTTGCAGGCCAAGGCCTCAATCAGGGACAGGCCGATGTCCGAAGCTTGGTCAAGGCAGTCGAGTACTCGGTCACCCACGGACAGGATCTCGGGACGCAGCTGTCCCTCGAGAGCTACAACAGCGAACGATACGCCGCCAACCACGTCCTGCTTGGCGTTTGCGACAAGTTGCACAAGCTATACGCCGTTGAGAGCGGGCCTTTAGTCCCGCTGAGGTCCATAGGGCTGAGGGCCGTCAATGCGCTGTCACCACTGAAGACCTTCTTGATGAACCAAGCCTCTGGGACAGGCGCTCCGGGTTCTTGGCGGCCGACATAGTTTTccaagtgtacagtacttctaTCGTGTGCATCGCCAACGAAAATGTATATAGCACGAGTCGGTGGGATCATAGAGAAGCTGGTTTCCGCCACAGCGAACGTGATCGAAAACCAGGAGGGGGTCTTGCGATGGAGTATTTACCGTTGTTCTCCCGTCAGCTAAAAAAACTACAAAAGGGAAGCCTATAAAACGACATGTCCTGCCAGCTTGGGATTTTACCGATCGACCTCACCTGAAGTCATGTTAGCGTTTCGCGTCACAGGCTTCAAGCTGATGGAGTACACTTACCAAACACTAGATCCATGGTGCCAAtaacggcgacggcgtcggccagcaAGTGGCCCTTGCAGACGTGGTCGAAACCACCCAGGTGAGCAAAGCCCGGGGCACGGATGTGGCACCGGTACGGGCGCTCGCTACCGTCGCTGACAACGTAAACACCCATCTCTCCCTTGGGTGCCTCGATGACGGAGTAGGTTTCGCCAGGAGGGACCGCGTAGCCCTTGGTGTAGAGCAGGAAGTGGTGGATGAGAGCCTCCATGTTCTCCTTCATGGCGGTCCGGGGCGGAGGCGAGATCTTGTAGTCTTCCACTCGGACGGGACCGGCGGGCATGTCGTTGAGGCATTGGTGAATGATACGCAGGGACTGTCGGAACTCCTCCATGCGGCACAGATATCGGTCGTAGCAGTCACCGTTGGTTCCGACGGGGACATCGAACTCGACCTTGTCGTAGGCGTCGTACGGCTGACTCTTTCGGATGTCCCATGGAACGCCAGAGCCGCGGAGCATGACACCGGTGAAGGACAGGTTAAGCGCCTCCGCAGCCGAGACGACACCGACACCTCTCAGCCGATCAATCCAAATGCGGTTGTCGGTCAACATTTCCTCCGTTTCGTCGATGCGGTCGCCAAACTGAGTGGCCCACTGGTAgatgtcgtcgagaaggCCGACGGGAATATCCTGGTGGACGCCACCGGGGCGGACATAGGCGGCGTGAAGTCGGGCACCGGAGACGCGCTCGTAGAACTCCtacacgacgacgggggtCAGTAAAAGGCAAGGGCGAGGGAAAGCGTATCAGGCACGTACCATGAGCTTCTCTCGCTCCTCGAACCCCCACAAGAAAGGGGTCAAGGCACCAACATCCATGGCGTGTGAAAGGACGGACATGAGATGGTTCAGGATTCGGGTGATCTCTCCAAAGAGGGTTCGGATGTACTTGGCGCGGTCGGGAATCTCAATGTTGAGCAacttctcgacggcgagggagaagCACTGCTCGTTGGTCATCATGGAGACGTAGTCGAGACGGTCAAAGTACGGCAGAGCCTGGAGATAGGTCTTGTACTCGATCAACTTCTCGGTGCCTCGATGCAGCAGGCCGACGTGGGGGTCGGCACGGATGATTTCCTCGCCGTTGAGCTCAAGAATGAGACGAAGCACACCGTGAGCGGCGGGGTGCTGGGGGCCGAAGTTGACAGTATAATGCCTGACCTTTCGGTTGTCGACCGAGTTCTCGAGCGACTTGGTGGAGTCGCCAGACAGAGCTTGTGCCTCGTTCGGATTCGCAAAgttctcgtcgacggggatAAGCCTCGTGCCGGCAGACACGGGGGTGGCGTACTTGCGGAGGCCGGTGGTGGAGAAGGAACGGATGGcgaggctcgtcgtcggcatggtcGCCTGTCGCAGGCACAACCGCTTGGCCGCACGGCCAGCTAATCTGTGGAGGGATGCCATCGTGGGAGAAATGTGGGAGGGAAAGGAACcggagaaggagggcgagcgagGAAGCGGAGGACCCCCGGGGCGAGCCTCTTTCTCAGCGTTCAACGGAGTGCGGTCGGGGGAGGGTtcgagtcgtcgccgtggtcCGATCCCGAAAGCTGCTGGCGTGGCGCTCGAGtcgacggatggatggggtTGGAATCATGGGATTGGGAAACCTGGGAAGCTTTGGTCGTTGTCGTGGTGGTTGGTGGGTCCGGGGAACATTGTTGttgcgcggcggccgagccaaTCGTGGGATGGGGATTATGCTTGGCAAATAGCCCCCTGAGTCCGAGGAGCACCACTTACACCACGACGGCAGGCTTCAACCCAATTGCCTCGAGTGTTTCGATATTCAACGGTCGGTCAATCAGTTGAACATATTCTCTTCTTTGCGATAACGTATTCGAAGACTGTCACGTCATCTACTCAGGTTCCCAAATAA encodes:
- a CDS encoding NADH-ubiquinone oxidoreductase 49 kDa subunit, producing the protein MASLHRLAGRAAKRLCLRQATMPTTSLAIRSFSTTGLRKYATPVSAGTRLIPVDENFANPNEAQALSGDSTKSLENSVDNRKVRHYTVNFGPQHPAAHGVLRLILELNGEEIIRADPHVGLLHRGTEKLIEYKTYLQALPYFDRLDYVSMMTNEQCFSLAVEKLLNIEIPDRAKYIRTLFGEITRILNHLMSVLSHAMDVGALTPFLWGFEEREKLMEFYERVSGARLHAAYVRPGGVHQDIPVGLLDDIYQWATQFGDRIDETEEMLTDNRIWIDRLRGVGVVSAAEALNLSFTGVMLRGSGVPWDIRKSQPYDAYDKVEFDVPVGTNGDCYDRYLCRMEEFRQSLRIIHQCLNDMPAGPVRVEDYKISPPPRTAMKENMEALIHHFLLYTKGYAVPPGETYSVIEAPKGEMGVYVVSDGSERPYRCHIRAPGFAHLGGFDHVCKGHLLADAVAVIGTMDLVFGEVDR
- a CDS encoding ubiquinone biosynthesis monooxygenase COQ6; translated protein: MPYLVLIHCNLAGSSPVASHLRVALVEAQDLSKPATYSPSPSEYSNRCSSLTPASVEFLNTIGAWAHIARDRIQEYGEMQVWDGLTDARIEFNWPHGSSPRAIAYMAENLNLTSALLKRLNELGGVDVFDNTKVDEIVLGEETDSLDLREWPVVRLSNGKSLAARLLVGADGASSPVRTFAGIESRGWDYGRHGVVATLQLEGDVQTAFQRFLPTGPIAMLPMPGKHATLVWSTTPKNASLLKSLPPKEFTAMVNAAFRLSAVDLAYMHTQAAGQDEEYRWRMQHTPVDLEVVPQTVVGVQEGSVASFPLRLRHADTYIGERIALVGDAAHTIHPLAGQGLNQGQADVRSLVKAVEYSVTHGQDLGTQLSLESYNSERYAANHVLLGVCDKLHKLYAVESGPLVPLRSIGLRAVNALSPLKTFLMNQASGTGAPGSWRPT